DNA from Salinispora arenicola:
ACATTTCCCCGGCCACGGGCACAGCGCCACCGACTCCCACGAGGCACTGCCGAGGTTGGAACAGCCCCGCGCCGTACTCGAGCTGGAGGCATGGAGTCCCTTCGCGGCCGGCATCGGGGCCGGTGCCCTCGCGGTGATGTCCGGGCACCTCGACGTCCGTGCGGTCGACCCGGGGACCCCGGCGACGTTCTCGCACACCCTCCTCACCGAGGTGCTCCGCGGTCAGCTCGGCTTCCAGGGCGTCGTGATCACCGACGGGATGAACATGGCGCCCGCCAAGCGCTGGTCGCCCGGCGAGGCCGCGGTGCGTGCCCTCAAGGCCGGCAACGACCTGATCCTGATGCCGCCGCACGTCGGCCAGGCGTACGACGGGCTGCTCGCCGCGCTGCGCGACGGCTCGCTGCCCCGGACCCGGCTGGTCGAGGCGGTGACCCGCGTGTTGACCATGAAGTTCACCCTGGCCGGTGCGGCCACCCCCGCGCTGGACGTCATCGGTACGCCAGCCCACCTGGCGGCGGCCACCGAACTCGCCACCGCCGCGGTGACCGCACTGCGTGGCCAGTGTGGCAGCCTGGTGTCCGGGCCGATCACCGTGACCGCCTCCGCCGGCCGGAAGCACACCCGGGCGGTGCTGATCAAGGAGCTGACCGCGGCCGGGGTGCCGGTGGTCGACACCGGCGGTGCCGTGGTCCACCTGGTCGGCTACGGCGACGGCACCGACGACCTGAGCGCCGACGCCGCCGTGACCGTCGCCATGGACACCCCGTACCTGCTGGCCGAGGCGGATTCCCCGGCGCTGCTGGCGACCTACTCGTCGAGCCCGGCGGCGATGACCGGGCTGGCCCGGGTGCTGGCCGGTACGGCCACCCCCGCCGGCCGTTCGCCGGTGCCGGTGCCCGGCCTGCCCGCGACGAGCTGCGGCACCTGAGTCGAACCG
Protein-coding regions in this window:
- a CDS encoding glycoside hydrolase family 3 protein, with translation MWDTQVPTPSQHGGVVVVALAVLTSLLLAGCTGGRGRAQPTPAASDPTAGPSPSVPVTDPGARAATLAGSLADEDLVGQVLMPFAYGDAADRVSSGSAAGNQKLAGVDTPAQMVAKYRLGGLILVGFSADDPTSGNQETTNVDNPDQVRGLTAGLRSVAADLATGAAPFLIGTDQEYGVVTRITEGVTQLPSALAAGAAGKPDLTEAAWQAAGTELAAMGVNVDFAPVADVLVTPSTVIGSRSYGADPSAVAAQVSGAVRGLQSAGVAATLKHFPGHGHSATDSHEALPRLEQPRAVLELEAWSPFAAGIGAGALAVMSGHLDVRAVDPGTPATFSHTLLTEVLRGQLGFQGVVITDGMNMAPAKRWSPGEAAVRALKAGNDLILMPPHVGQAYDGLLAALRDGSLPRTRLVEAVTRVLTMKFTLAGAATPALDVIGTPAHLAAATELATAAVTALRGQCGSLVSGPITVTASAGRKHTRAVLIKELTAAGVPVVDTGGAVVHLVGYGDGTDDLSADAAVTVAMDTPYLLAEADSPALLATYSSSPAAMTGLARVLAGTATPAGRSPVPVPGLPATSCGT